Proteins encoded within one genomic window of Ideonella dechloratans:
- a CDS encoding ABC transporter ATP-binding protein, with product MFDRFERLVDPFPVAESGPAPTRFWPFLWQATHGVRRYIAGMTLFTAIIGVFEAWLFSLLGKLVDWLAGIPPAELWAREGHTLLALGAVLAASTLAVALQTMFKHQALAGNFPMRLRWNFHRLMLGQSMAFFQDEFAGRIATKVMQTALAVRDVWFTVCDILVFIIIYFVTLMAVVGGFDAWMLVPLGGWLALYLVAMRVFVPRLAHVSKNQADARSLMTGRITDAYTNIATVKLFAHDRREAAHAKGAMQEFLGTVHRQMRLVSWFEVVIHLLSVLLILGIAGVALWRWTLGEVGVGAVAAATAMAMRLNGISHWIMWEMASLFENIGTVQDGIGTLARPRRVVDAAGAKPLRVTAGEIRFEDVTFRYGESDTGRPVVDHLDLTIRPGEKIGLVGRSGAGKSTVLSLLLRFHDVQGGRVLIDGQDIAGVTQDSLRAQVGMVTQDTSLLHRSVRDNILYGRPDAGDAAMKAAAERAEAAAFIQTLSDPKGRQGYDAQVGERGVKLSGGQRQRIAIARVMLKDAPILLLDEATSALDSEVEVAIQDSLYKLMEGKTVVAIAHRLSTIAAMDRLIVMDAGRVVEEGSHAELLARGGLYARLWAHQSGGFLGEEDEVEDVDPRPAKVVRTA from the coding sequence TTGTTCGACCGTTTCGAGCGCCTTGTCGACCCCTTCCCGGTGGCGGAATCCGGTCCCGCGCCCACCCGTTTCTGGCCCTTTCTGTGGCAGGCCACTCACGGCGTGCGCCGCTACATCGCCGGCATGACGCTGTTCACCGCCATCATCGGCGTGTTCGAGGCCTGGCTGTTCTCGCTGCTGGGCAAGCTGGTGGACTGGCTGGCCGGCATCCCGCCGGCCGAGCTGTGGGCGCGCGAGGGCCACACCCTGCTGGCGCTGGGGGCCGTGCTGGCCGCCAGCACGCTGGCCGTGGCGCTGCAGACCATGTTCAAGCACCAGGCGCTGGCGGGCAACTTCCCGATGCGCCTGCGCTGGAACTTCCACCGCCTGATGCTGGGCCAGAGCATGGCCTTCTTCCAGGACGAGTTCGCCGGCCGCATCGCCACCAAGGTGATGCAGACCGCGCTGGCGGTGCGCGACGTCTGGTTCACCGTCTGCGACATCCTGGTCTTCATCATCATCTACTTCGTCACGCTGATGGCGGTGGTGGGCGGCTTCGACGCCTGGATGCTGGTGCCGCTGGGTGGCTGGCTGGCGCTGTACCTGGTGGCCATGCGGGTCTTCGTGCCGCGCCTGGCCCATGTGTCCAAGAACCAGGCCGATGCCCGCTCGCTGATGACCGGCCGCATCACCGACGCCTACACCAACATCGCCACCGTCAAGCTCTTCGCCCACGACCGGCGCGAGGCCGCCCATGCCAAGGGCGCGATGCAGGAGTTCCTGGGCACCGTGCACCGCCAGATGCGGCTGGTGAGCTGGTTCGAGGTGGTCATCCATCTGCTCAGCGTGCTGCTGATCCTGGGCATCGCCGGCGTGGCCCTGTGGCGCTGGACCCTGGGCGAGGTGGGCGTGGGCGCGGTGGCGGCGGCCACCGCCATGGCCATGCGCCTGAACGGCATCTCGCACTGGATCATGTGGGAGATGGCCTCGCTGTTCGAGAACATCGGCACCGTGCAGGACGGCATCGGCACCCTGGCGCGGCCGCGCCGCGTGGTGGATGCCGCCGGGGCGAAGCCGCTGCGGGTCACCGCCGGCGAGATCCGCTTCGAGGACGTCACCTTCCGCTACGGCGAGTCCGACACGGGCCGCCCGGTGGTGGACCACCTGGACCTGACCATCCGGCCGGGCGAGAAGATCGGCCTGGTGGGCCGCAGTGGCGCGGGCAAGAGCACGGTGCTGAGCCTGCTGCTGCGCTTCCACGACGTGCAGGGCGGCCGGGTGCTGATCGACGGCCAGGACATCGCCGGCGTGACGCAGGACAGCCTGCGGGCCCAGGTGGGCATGGTCACGCAGGACACCTCGCTGCTGCACCGCTCGGTGCGCGACAACATCCTCTACGGCCGGCCCGACGCCGGTGACGCCGCCATGAAGGCGGCGGCCGAGCGGGCCGAGGCCGCGGCCTTCATCCAGACGCTGAGCGACCCCAAGGGCCGCCAGGGCTACGACGCCCAGGTGGGTGAGCGCGGCGTGAAACTCTCCGGCGGCCAACGCCAGCGCATCGCCATCGCCCGGGTGATGCTCAAGGACGCGCCCATCCTGCTGCTGGACGAGGCCACCAGCGCGCTGGACAGCGAGGTGGAGGTGGCCATCCAGGACAGCCTCTACAAGCTGATGGAGGGCAAGACGGTGGTGGCCATCGCCCACCGCCTGTCCACCATCGCCGCCATGGACCGGCTGATCGTGATGGACGCCGGCCGCGTGGTGGAGGAGGGCAGCCATGCCGAACTGCTGGCGCG